The DNA window CAGGCGTGAGCCACGTCGGCTTCGTTGGTGATGTCGCCAATGATCGTGCGGGTCTCCGCCCCGAGTGCCGGGCGCGTGTCGAAGTAGGTGCAGTCGTGCTCCGCTTCGAGGAAGGGGCGCAGGATCGTCCCGACGTACCCTGCGCCTCCAGTGACCAGTACCTTCATCCAACGGTTCCTGAGAGGGTGCTACGTGCGAGCCGTGCGCGTTCGCCCGCCGAACGCGATGGCAGCGGCAACGATACACAAGACCCCCGCAAAGAGAAAGGCGGCGGTGTATTGCCCAGTGGCGTCGTACACCCGCGCGCCGACGATGGGGCCCATGATGCCGGCGACGCCGTACGCCGTGAAGACGAAGCCGTAGTTGGTTCCCAGCCCCTTCGTGCCGAAGGCGTCGGCGGTGGCGGACGGAAACAGCGCGAAGATGCCACCGAAGTTGAATCCGATCCAGCTCGCCGCGAGCCAAAGCCCGGCGACGCCGCTGAGCCCATTGACAATCACCATCATTGCCGCCTGCAAGACGAACATGAGCGACATCGCCCACTCGCGCCCGATGCGGTCGGAGATGGCTCCCCACCCGACCCGACCCGCCGCGTTGAACACCGCAAAGACCTGGATCATCGCGATGCCCTCATCCGGTGTCAGCGAGTTGAGGGTGGCGAACGGCTTGAGCTGGGACATGGTCATCAGTCCCGCCGTCGCGGCGAAGGTGAACATCAACCAGAGCCGCCAGAACGCCCATTTGCGGACGACCTCTTCCCAAGGCAGTTCGCCGTACCGAGGCACGGGGCGGGTTCTCGGCTGCGCCTGCTTCTGGCTTCGTCGTTGCGGAGCCTCGTAGCCCGGCGGCGGGTTCCGTAGCAGGAGACCGCCGATGGTCAACCCCGACATGCACACCAGTCCGTGGATCCAGAAGAACGTTGAGAGCCCCACACGCTCCATGGTCCACTGCGCCGACGGCGCGAAGATGAGCGATCCCGCTCCGAAGCCGGCGACCGCGACGCCGGTGATCAGTCCGCGATGGTACGGGAACCACTTGACGCACGCCGCGATCGGAGACACGTAGCCGAGCCCGATGCCTGCGCCGCCGATGAGACCGTACGTCAGGTAGAGCATCCACAGCGAGTCGCTCGGTCCGCCGGTGATGAACTTCTGCGCGACGAGCAGCGACGTGACGGCGGTTCCGCCCACAATCGCCTGCCTCAGCGAGTCCCCCAACTGGGATTGCCGGTTTCCCTCGAACAGCCGCACCAACTGGATAAGCAGCAGGATCGCTCCGATCGTCACCATGCCGTGGATGATGTAGATTCCGAGCAGCGTCCCCATCTGGCTGGCGGCGATGAACGCGATGCCGAGGAATCCTGCGGACCACAGCGCCGTGAAGCGGGGCCCTCGCTCGTCTTGGAGGATTCCCGCGAAGATCATCGTCAACGCGAAGACCGCCAGCGTGATGCTGCCCGTGGTCGTGATCTGCGTCCGAGTCCAGCCGAACAACTGCTCGAACGGTTCGACGAAAACGCTGAACGCATAGACCGTCCCCAAGATCATCTGGATCATCAGCGCTCCCACGACGACCAGCCATCGAGCCCAGCTGCCGGAAACCGTCGCGGAGGCAGGCGCTGCCTGCGAGGACATGCCCAAGTTCCTTCCTAACTACAAGGATTGCTCAGCCGAGGTGCGTTACCGAGCTAAGACGCCCGTTTCCATCCAGACCATAGCCCAGACTCTCGACTTTGTGCAGAGATGCACAGACCATATCGACCGTCAGGCGATACCGTGGTAACCTCCTTCGTCGATGCCGGTTCAAATGGCTCTTCAGGTGAGGAACACCCATGCCGCAACGCGAATCGCTGAAGGCGCTGACGGTCGAGCAGGCGAGGCAGTTCGTCGAGAAAGGTCATGTCGTCCTGCAAGGCTGCTTTCCTCGCAGTCTCGCCGAGGAATGGATCGGCCTCGCCTTCCGCCGATTGGGGTACGATGCGAACGATCCGAGCACATGGCAGGTGGACCGCGTTCACATGCCGTCAATGCGGTCCGCTGACGTTCGGGTGATCGCACCGATCATCTGGGATTCGATCTGCGACGTTCTGGGCGGAGCAGAGCGGATCGCGGGAGACACTTGGCATCTCCGCGACGGGTTCATCGTCAACTTCAGCCTCGGCGCGGACCAACCGTGGACGCCTCCATCTCCCGAAGTGCGTGGATGGCACAAGGACGGCGATTTCTTCCGACACTTCCTCGACAGCCCCGAGCAGGGCTTGCTGACGATCGTGGTTTGGTCCGATATCCTGCCGCAGAGCGGCGGGACGTTCCTGTCTCCCGATTCGGTCGGGCACGTCGCGCGCCGTCTTCTGGAGCACCCGGAGGGAGTTCTGCCGAACGGCTTCGGAGGGCTCATCAAGCGATGCACGGAGTTCGTGGAGCTCACCGGAGAAGCCGGGGACATCGCCTTGATCCACCCGTACATGCTGCATTCGGCTTCGCAGAATCCGTCAGGTCGGGCGCGGTTCATCACGAACCCGCCGGTTCACTTGCGGGAGCCGATGTGCTTCGACCGCGAGAACCCGGAGGATTACTCGCTCGTCGAGCGAGGCGTGCTGCATTCGCTCGGAGTGGAGCGACTCGACTTCCGCCCGACTGCCCCGCGAGAGCGGATCGTGCCGGAGAGGGTCCGCATCCAGCAGCAGATGCTCGAAGAGCAGAAGCGACGACTGGGCGAGCTCTGAGTGGTTCATCTGGCAGACCGGTTACGATTCGCAGGGGCGATCCGCCGGGCCGCCCTCGTCGTGAAACGGGCGCCGCGCCGTCGATGTTCTAGCCTTCGATCTCGATGGTGGCTCCGACGAAGTAGTGATCGCTGGGGTATCGTCCGCCTTCGGAGTCGCGGACGATTTCGGCGTCCAGCACGCGCACGGACCCGCGCACGAAGACCCAGTCGATCTTCCCCAGCGTGGTGCGGTGGGCGGTGCCCTCGAAACCGTGGAACGTGAAGCCGGGCTCCCCTGGACCGTGAACCGATGCGTACGTGTCCACCCAACCGGCGTCGATGAACGATTTCAGCGCGGCGTTCGTCCCGTCGCAGTTCATGTCGCCGGTCAGCACTTGCGCGCGTTCAGCCGGGTACGCGGTGGCATCCGCATTGATGAGCGCCGCTTGTCCCTCGCGCGCAGGCTGG is part of the Candidatus Poribacteria bacterium genome and encodes:
- a CDS encoding phytanoyl-CoA dioxygenase family protein, whose amino-acid sequence is MPQRESLKALTVEQARQFVEKGHVVLQGCFPRSLAEEWIGLAFRRLGYDANDPSTWQVDRVHMPSMRSADVRVIAPIIWDSICDVLGGAERIAGDTWHLRDGFIVNFSLGADQPWTPPSPEVRGWHKDGDFFRHFLDSPEQGLLTIVVWSDILPQSGGTFLSPDSVGHVARRLLEHPEGVLPNGFGGLIKRCTEFVELTGEAGDIALIHPYMLHSASQNPSGRARFITNPPVHLREPMCFDRENPEDYSLVERGVLHSLGVERLDFRPTAPRERIVPERVRIQQQMLEEQKRRLGEL
- a CDS encoding OFA family MFS transporter, with amino-acid sequence MSSQAAPASATVSGSWARWLVVVGALMIQMILGTVYAFSVFVEPFEQLFGWTRTQITTTGSITLAVFALTMIFAGILQDERGPRFTALWSAGFLGIAFIAASQMGTLLGIYIIHGMVTIGAILLLIQLVRLFEGNRQSQLGDSLRQAIVGGTAVTSLLVAQKFITGGPSDSLWMLYLTYGLIGGAGIGLGYVSPIAACVKWFPYHRGLITGVAVAGFGAGSLIFAPSAQWTMERVGLSTFFWIHGLVCMSGLTIGGLLLRNPPPGYEAPQRRSQKQAQPRTRPVPRYGELPWEEVVRKWAFWRLWLMFTFAATAGLMTMSQLKPFATLNSLTPDEGIAMIQVFAVFNAAGRVGWGAISDRIGREWAMSLMFVLQAAMMVIVNGLSGVAGLWLAASWIGFNFGGIFALFPSATADAFGTKGLGTNYGFVFTAYGVAGIMGPIVGARVYDATGQYTAAFLFAGVLCIVAAAIAFGGRTRTART